The Chamaesiphon minutus PCC 6605 DNA window CAAAACCGCACTACGCAACGGTGTCTCTACCACTCAATTGTGTTCGCAAGTCAGAGATTTACTCGCGCTCAAACCAGAAATTAACTATAAAGGTCGCGAATCTGGCAGTGAAACTGGAGTATATCACCGAACGATGTCTCAGATTGGGGGTTAAAACAAATGGCATGGCGGGGATTGCGGATTGTGGATTGTGGATTGAGCCTGTATTACACTCCGATCTATCCCCTATCCCCTATTCCCTATCCTCTCATGGGCGAATGGCGATCGTAATATCTGCCACATTAGTACCAGTTGGCTCAGTTTTAAGTAGATCGCCCAATTGCTGAAAAAATGGATAACTATCATGTCGGTCGAGTGCTATTTTAGCATCCAATTCTAATGCCAAAGCGCGATCGATCGTCGTCTCATTTACTATAGCTCCCGCCGCATCTGTCGGCCCATCGGTACCATCGGTTGCTAAGGTAATTATCCATGCAGGGGCATTATATTTGGCTAATTCGATCGCGGCTGCCAATCCTAATTCGGTATTGCGACCACCTTTACCCGTGCAGTTTGCTGGTAGATTAACCGTAGTTTCGCCACCATAAATTAACACGGTTTTACTGGGTTCGGCAATAATTCTTTGGGCGATTTCTACCCCACGCTCTTTTGCTTCTCCTTCCCATTTAGTGGTAACAATCTGTGGATAATAACCCATTTCTGGCGATCTGGCAGCTTGTTCTACAGCTTGACAAGCTTGAAGATTATTGCCAACTAAGACATTGTGCGCGCGCGGATGATTGGTTAAACCGGACGCGATCGAACCAATCGGATCGCCGATAACATCTGATAAAATTAAGCTAATTACTTTTCCCGTTCCGACCCGCTCGACTAAACAACCACCTTTCAATCTATCGATCTGCGAACGCACGGCATTAATTTTCTCGATCGATAAACCACTGCCTAATAGTGCCATTCCAATCGCCTGTAGTGCTGGCAGTGAAATATTTTCGGTAGGGTTGAGGATATTAAGATCGATCGACTGGCTCGATAAAGCCGCCCGAATTAATTGTTGAGTTTCCTGACTAATTTCGGCAGTCGGCGGACTATTTAGTAGTTCTTTTAAAGCATTGCAAGGACGCGGTGCGACGATCAAAGCAGAGGCTCCGCCAGAGATACAAGCGAGGACTAATGTTTGCTCCGTACAGTCGGCAAGTAATTCCCACACGCGATCGCCAGCAGTTAAACTACGATCGTCAGGTACTGGATGTGCCGACTCGATCGTTTCCCAATTAGCCGGAAATTTAACATCTTTTAAATGGTCGTATTTAGTAATGACTAATCCTTGAGGAATTCGACTGCCAAGGAGTTCGTGGAGCGATCGAGCCATTGGCACGGATGCTTTACCGACTGCAACACACCGAATATCTTTATTTTTTAAATTAATTACGCGATCGCTGATAACCAGATCGTCACCATCTAGTCGCAAATGATTTTGAATGGCGTTATATGGGTTGACAGCAGCTAATGCAGCGGCAATTAATCGATCGATGAAAGCTTCCATATTCTTTAACCGTAAAGTCTTTGATTTAGTCTAGTTTCGAGGGATGGGTAATAAATACTGTCGTTGGCGTATTTTTACCACCCAACAATAGGAGAAATGTCTACTTCTGTGAAATCCAGTTTTAGAGGGATAACCTTCTCTATGAAAGGCTCAATAGCGAAATTGGTATCTACACCTACCGCTACCGCGAGTAATTTAATGGCTGGCGAGCAGTCGTTATTTATCCCAGTCGCAGCATCGAACAAGAACGATTAGCGATAGTCAGACTCGATCGAGGATAGTCAAATACTCGATCGCGATACAATAAGAGCATATATCGCTCTACACTAATTTTTTATAGGCGCATGACCGTAGCTACCCCGACCAAAATCCAGTATGAAGCCGTAATTGGGTTAGAAACTCACTGTCAACTCAACACGGCTACCAAGATTTTTTGTAACTGCTCCACCGAATTTGGCTCTGTCCCCAACCACAATATTTGCCCAGTGTGTACGGCAATGCCTGGAGTTTTGCCAGTACTCAACGAGAAAGTATATGAGTATGCTGTCAAAGCGGGTTTGGCTCTCAATTGTCAGATTGCTGCCTATAGTAAATTCGATCGCAAGCAATATTTTTATCCTGACTTACCCAAAAATTATCAAATTACCCAATTCGATCTCCCCATCGCCGAGCATGGCTGGGTAGAAATCGAAATCCTAGATGACGCTGGCAATCCCACCCGCAAGAAAATCGGCATCACCCGGATGCACATGGAAGAAGATGCCGGGAAGCTCGTGCATGGCGGTAGCGACAGATTATCTGGCTCCAGTTACTCGCTGGTAGATTACAATCGCACTGGCGTCCCCCTGTGTGAAATCGTCTCCGAACCCGATCTTCGCAGCGGTATCGAAGCGGCTGAATACGCCCAAGAAATCCGCCGGATTATCCGCTACCTCGGCGTCGGTGACGGGAACATGCAAGAAGGTTCCCTCCGCTGCGACGTAAATATTTCCGTGCGTCCCGTCGGTCGCGAGGAATTTGGCGTTAAAGTCGAGATCAAGAATATGAACTCCTTTAGTGCGATTCAACGTGCGATCGATTATGAGATCGACAGACAAATTACCGCAATCGGTAATAACGAGCCAATCTTCCAAGAAACCAGATTGTGGGAAGAAGGCACGCAACGCACGATTAGTATGCGGAGCAAGGAAGGCTCTAGCGATTATCGCTATTTCCCCGAACCCGACTTGACGCCGATGATTTTGGCAGATAGTCAAAAGGCCGCTTGGAAAGCCGAACTCCCAGAATTACCTGTCGAAAAACGCCATCGTTATCAAGAGGAATTAGGCTTATCTCCCTATGATACGCGAGTCCTCACTGACGATCGATCTGTCGCCGAATATCTCGAAGCCACAATCGCCGCTGGTGCGGATATCAAGCAAGCAGCTAACTGGGTAATGGGCGATATTACCGCCTATCTCAAGAATCAAAAAGTCAGCATTCGCGATATTCCCCTCACGCCGACAGTGTTGGCAGAATTAATCGGGTTAATCGACAAAGGTACCATCAACGGTAAGATTGCTAAAGAAATTCTCCCCGACTTATTCGAGCACGGCGGTTCGGTGCAAGCCTTAATTGAAAGCAAAGGCTTAACTTCGATTTCCGATCCTGCGGAATTGGAAAAAATCGTCGATGAACTCCTCGCCGCCAATCCTAAAGAATTGGAGCAATATAAAGCCGGAAAAACCAAACTTTTAGGCTTCTTCGTCGGGCAACTAATGAAACAAACAGGCGGACGTGCCGAGCCAAAATTAGCCAATCAAATCCTAGCCAAAAAGTTGAACGGTTGAAAAATCCTCTCCTCGGAAGGCTGTGTTAAAAATCCCCTCCTGGGAGGGGATTTTTTAAGGGATTAGCGAGCGTGGAGGCTATTATTAACATTATCCAGATTGGATTAGCGATCGGGAATTCGCGCTATCATTGGGCTTGGTTTTTAAATACCAAACTCCAATCGAGTTGGGATACCGAATATCTCGCGCCAGAGCGATTTATAGAATCATTTTCGATCGATCTTCAAGTACTAATTAAAGAACATAAAATTCAGGTAGATTTAATTCCAATCTATCTTGTTTCTGTCGTCCCCATTCAAACAGAAATCTGGCAAAAATTACCACAAACTCAAATAATTACTTTGTCCGATATTCCTATGCAAAATCTCTATCCGACACTCGGGATCGATCGAGCGTTAGCAGCCTTCGGTGCAGGTGAAGTTTATGGTTATCCAGTATTAGTAATCGACGGCGGGACGGCATTAACAATTACAGGTATTGACGATCGGCATAGTTTTATCGGCGGCGCGATTTTGCCAGGATTGAGATTACAAATTAGCTCTTTATATTCGGGTACTGCTGCATTGCCACAAATAACACTACCCCCAGAGCTACCGCCGCGTTGGAGCGACAATACCCCAGGCTCGATCGCTAGCGGTATTTTACATACAATTAGTGCGGGACTAATTGATTTTATTCGAGATTGGCAGCAGTTATTTCCAAAGAGTCAGATCGTCTTTACAGGTGGAGATGGCGAACTTTTGACTGGATATGTACAAGGCAATTTACAGTTAAATTATCGCAATTCCTTAAGATTCGATCGTCATTTACTATTTCATGGATTATCAGTAATTTTGAAATCGATCTAGTTAGTAAATAAATACGTGTAAATTAGACATATGACTTCTTAAAGAAGTCGGATGTCTGAGTATCTATGGTAATGTAAATTAGTGACAAATCGCTAAATTATTACCATAATTCGACCTCTTCTCGATCGATCTGTGCCTGGATGCGATCGATAAAATTTTCAATTTCTTTGGCAATATAGGGCATCGATTCTTCAGGGAAAGTAAAATCTGCCGACTTAATTAATTTATACTCAGATTTCTTCACTGCGCGGGCGCAAGCTTGGCTTTGCTCCATGACCGATCTCTCATCGGCGTCGCTTTGTAGGACTAAAAATGGCGGTCGAAAGAGAGATAATCGATCGGCAACTAGTTCGCGGCGAATCTTGGCAGTCGATCGCTGAAAAAATAATTTACAAGTAGTTGGATATTTCTTGAAAAACCGCCAATAAGCTTGTCTTTTGGCTAAGGGATCGACATCATCGCCGATCGATGTTATCACCTGTAAACTATTTAACCACAACTTAAATAGCCAGGGTTGAGAGAGTAAGAATTTTGTCGATCGACCGTATTGTTTCCAGTTAGGAAGTGTATATCCTTCTGGAGAAATTGCCACTACGCCGCGCACTAAATTTGGATATTTCAATGTATAACTCAAGGCAATCCACGCACCGAGCGAATGTCCGATTAAATAAACCGGACGATGGAGCTTCAGTGCCATCAAAAACTCGTGGAGCGCAGCTACTTCTAATTCGATCGAGTCTGGTACCCGATTGGCAGTCGAATTACCATATCCGAGCAAGTCTACAGCAAAGCAATGGAACTTCTTCTGGGCTAGTGGCTCGATAATCCGCTCCCATTGATGATTATCGTGCCAACTACCATGCAAGAATATCAGTACGGGGCGATCGAGATCTCCCGCCTCGCGCCAGAAGATTTGGCCTGTAGAGAGCTTAATGTGAGAACTGCGGTAGAGCATAGGGGCTAAATACTAGGGGAGGTTGCTAAGTAAAGAGCGTGCTGGTTGCTGCAATACTACCCTAAGCTAGATCATAGTAGAGTGTAACTACATTCCGATCGAGCTACTAGCAATTTTGGTGCGCGATCGCTTATGATAAGATTTGCTGAAGCTACGTCCGGTCGGATTAACCTCTGACAGTTAGGTTCGATCGAATATTTTATTTTATTGAGACGGCTCAGGATTTTTAGCACAGCCATTGACAGATCCAGTCCCGATTGGGTTGGCAAATGTTACTTATCGTTTATTTTTACAGAGGCAAATATGGCAAAACGCCGCAACCTGAAGAAGGAAAAGGCGGAGCGTAATCAAGCATACGCTCGTAAGTTTAGAAAACGCCCCACTGGCGGTCGGATGTTCAAATCCAGATTCCGTCCTCAATCTAATGGCACTTCGGCTGAGGAAGATAACGAAGATACCTCCGCAGCAGCAACCTAGATTAGGGGATAGGGGATAGGGGATAGAGATTAGGGAAGATAGAACTTCCTTTGATGTCTTTATCCCCTAGTACCTATCCTAACCAATTTGAACTTTGGCACGCTCGATCGCTTGACGAACTCGATCGAATCCTGTTCCACCGTAACTATTTCGCGCTGCTACTACTTGTTTGGGATCGATCGCTGCATAGATATCCTCGGCAAATGCTGGATGTAGCTGTTGCCATTCAACTAGGCTCAGATCCTTAAGTAGTTTGTTTTGGCTCAGGCAAGTTTTGACGACCTTACCGACGAGATTGTAAGCTTCGCGGAAGGGCACACCTTTAGTTGCCAGA harbors:
- a CDS encoding glycerate kinase type-2 family protein, coding for MEAFIDRLIAAALAAVNPYNAIQNHLRLDGDDLVISDRVINLKNKDIRCVAVGKASVPMARSLHELLGSRIPQGLVITKYDHLKDVKFPANWETIESAHPVPDDRSLTAGDRVWELLADCTEQTLVLACISGGASALIVAPRPCNALKELLNSPPTAEISQETQQLIRAALSSQSIDLNILNPTENISLPALQAIGMALLGSGLSIEKINAVRSQIDRLKGGCLVERVGTGKVISLILSDVIGDPIGSIASGLTNHPRAHNVLVGNNLQACQAVEQAARSPEMGYYPQIVTTKWEGEAKERGVEIAQRIIAEPSKTVLIYGGETTVNLPANCTGKGGRNTELGLAAAIELAKYNAPAWIITLATDGTDGPTDAAGAIVNETTIDRALALELDAKIALDRHDSYPFFQQLGDLLKTEPTGTNVADITIAIRP
- the gatB gene encoding Asp-tRNA(Asn)/Glu-tRNA(Gln) amidotransferase subunit GatB; translation: MTVATPTKIQYEAVIGLETHCQLNTATKIFCNCSTEFGSVPNHNICPVCTAMPGVLPVLNEKVYEYAVKAGLALNCQIAAYSKFDRKQYFYPDLPKNYQITQFDLPIAEHGWVEIEILDDAGNPTRKKIGITRMHMEEDAGKLVHGGSDRLSGSSYSLVDYNRTGVPLCEIVSEPDLRSGIEAAEYAQEIRRIIRYLGVGDGNMQEGSLRCDVNISVRPVGREEFGVKVEIKNMNSFSAIQRAIDYEIDRQITAIGNNEPIFQETRLWEEGTQRTISMRSKEGSSDYRYFPEPDLTPMILADSQKAAWKAELPELPVEKRHRYQEELGLSPYDTRVLTDDRSVAEYLEATIAAGADIKQAANWVMGDITAYLKNQKVSIRDIPLTPTVLAELIGLIDKGTINGKIAKEILPDLFEHGGSVQALIESKGLTSISDPAELEKIVDELLAANPKELEQYKAGKTKLLGFFVGQLMKQTGGRAEPKLANQILAKKLNG
- a CDS encoding pantothenate kinase; this translates as MEAIINIIQIGLAIGNSRYHWAWFLNTKLQSSWDTEYLAPERFIESFSIDLQVLIKEHKIQVDLIPIYLVSVVPIQTEIWQKLPQTQIITLSDIPMQNLYPTLGIDRALAAFGAGEVYGYPVLVIDGGTALTITGIDDRHSFIGGAILPGLRLQISSLYSGTAALPQITLPPELPPRWSDNTPGSIASGILHTISAGLIDFIRDWQQLFPKSQIVFTGGDGELLTGYVQGNLQLNYRNSLRFDRHLLFHGLSVILKSI
- a CDS encoding alpha/beta fold hydrolase, whose protein sequence is MLYRSSHIKLSTGQIFWREAGDLDRPVLIFLHGSWHDNHQWERIIEPLAQKKFHCFAVDLLGYGNSTANRVPDSIELEVAALHEFLMALKLHRPVYLIGHSLGAWIALSYTLKYPNLVRGVVAISPEGYTLPNWKQYGRSTKFLLSQPWLFKLWLNSLQVITSIGDDVDPLAKRQAYWRFFKKYPTTCKLFFQRSTAKIRRELVADRLSLFRPPFLVLQSDADERSVMEQSQACARAVKKSEYKLIKSADFTFPEESMPYIAKEIENFIDRIQAQIDREEVELW